Within the Bacteroidota bacterium genome, the region TGTTTTAGCAACTCGAAATACTCATCAGACAGGTATTTGATATTACCTTTTTCATAAACCGGATTCATGCTTATTTGCTCAACCCCTTTAATACCGTGAGAACTCATCTGTTCGAGTTCATATGTGATATTTTCTTTGGTTTGTGCACTTCCGGGCCACCACCAACGTGTATGTGGCCAATACTCAGCTGGTGGATTTTTAAAACTTTCGACATGTATTGACATGAATTCTTGCGCTACAGTCATACTTGATCCAAGCGAAAATAGAATAGTAAAAAAAGTGAGAAGTATTTTTTTCATATGCATTCTATTTCAAAAGGTTATTATGAAACAACACCTTCTTCGGTACTTTTTCTTCTTTAATACCAGACCTCTTCCATCTTAAGTTGAGAGCCTTACCTCCACCTGTCTGAAAATACAGCAATCTTAATTTGTGATATCCTTTTTTCAAAGCAACTGCACCTTCAACTGTAAGTGCTCCATGCTGACCATCATTATTTACTATAAGATTATCATCAATAAACAAGCGACTTCCATCATTTGAAATTAATAAAAATGAGTAAATATCTGTTTTAGAGATTTTGATATATCCTTCATAAATCAGAGCAAATTTCTCGGGAAGAGCCTCTTCCTCATGAGGAAATACTATATCATTTATTTTTCCTGATTTTATAGGTTCGAGTGTTTCCATCTCCCGTACAGAAAATATTTCTTCGGATAATTCAAAATACTGATATTCAAGACCCGGTTCAGCACCTTTTATTTTTGTATTGGGAATAGGATCAACCTTTGTGTACTGCGCCTGATATTCAGGGCTTTCATTTCCATTGATATCGTATTCTTTTATCCTTAACAAGGTGGTTTCCCGTAATACTATATGTTTTTTGAAAAGCTTAGAGTTTTTCCCGGGCACAGAACCATCTATAGTATATCTTATTTCTGAATCGGGTAATCCCTTTAATACAACATGCGTTTTACCAATAAATATTTTATCTGTAATACCCTCTATATCCGGCCACAAATATTTTTCAAAATTGTATTTCTTCCACAAATAATCACTTATTCCATAAAAATCGCCTGTTGGCAATGTGGAAAATTCCTTCTTCGAATTTGCCCAATCCAATTCCCAATCAATAATGCTTTGGTTCACTTTTTTATAATTGAAAGGAAGTTGATTTTTCAATGAAAAAACTAATGAGTCTGTAAACATTTTCCATCTGGGCTGATAAAAGTTGGATAACATTCCTGCCCACATTCTGTTTGAATAATCCCTCAGAGAACCTGTTGTTCCCCAAAGAGTAATAAACCTCCGGGCATTCCATTCATAAAGTTCCGATTCATCGTTTGTTCTTCCCCACCTTTTTGCGTCCTCTAACCAATTGCCCAATAAAAATTTTGGATGAGATGCCGCCAATTTATCCATATCATTAATAATTTCCAGCATCTTTTCAGATTCCATTCTCAGTTTATCTATCTCTTCAGAATGATAGGCATTAATAAGTTTTTCATGCTGTATTTGACTTTCACATGCCAGTACTTGCATCCCCACACTTGTTAAATCATATGTATACGTTTCTACACTTTTTAAGCTGTCGCCTGCCAATATCAATTCCTGATAAGCCTCAACCAAAATTTTATAATCGAATGGGAAACCTTTCTTAAAATAGAGTCGTGGCGATTGAACAGCACTCATAAATGTTTTATAATCTACAGAATCATTATACACCGATTCCAGTAGTAATTCCCAAGCTTTTTGTGCATGGTAATTATCTAAGCCATATCGGGATTTCACATAGGTCTGAGTCCACTCATTTACATTTACAGGATCCGAATGCCATGGCAATTCTGTCAGGTATTCGTAAACAATCGGATTTCCTTCAAATGCTTCGTTAACAAAACCTATACCGGATAATTCACCTTTGCTATCGGAAGTTAGTACTGATTCGAATTTAGTATTAATAGTGTTTAATGATCCGTGTAAATCTGTATTTCCACCAAATGACTGGATATTACACCACAACCAAGGCTTTCCATAAAAAGCATCCGTCTGCCGCCAAACTTCATTTTTTTCACAAAACAGATCCAATATCAAGATATTTTTGTTTGGAATGTCCTCTAAAAATGCCTTAATACGATTCTGCGACCAAAACTCTTTTTTATAATCGAAAGTCCAACCCTGCAATATCCATTTCGCATTAGGATTAGAAAAAGTGATACCTTTTAGAATTGATTGGGAAGCTTTCTTCAAATACTCCTCATCGCCACTGGCCGGTAACATCTCATTATAACTATCTGAGGCATAATATTGAGAAACACCAA harbors:
- a CDS encoding alpha-N-acetylglucosaminidase TIM-barrel domain-containing protein, with product PPYLPFSWMGNLDGWGGPLSENWIQEHEELQKRILKRERELGMNPVLQGFTGHIPAKFAETYNDSVVSPLHWQEWETVMLEPSSPEFNEMAKIYMEEQTKLFGVSQYYASDSYNEMLPASGDEEYLKKASQSILKGITFSNPNAKWILQGWTFDYKKEFWSQNRIKAFLEDIPNKNILILDLFCEKNEVWRQTDAFYGKPWLWCNIQSFGGNTDLHGSLNTINTKFESVLTSDSKGELSGIGFVNEAFEGNPIVYEYLTELPWHSDPVNVNEWTQTYVKSRYGLDNYHAQKAWELLLESVYNDSVDYKTFMSAVQSPRLYFKKGFPFDYKILVEAYQELILAGDSLKSVETYTYDLTSVGMQVLACESQIQHEKLINAYHSEEIDKLRMESEKMLEIINDMDKLAASHPKFLLGNWLEDAKRWGRTNDESELYEWNARRFITLWGTTGSLRDYSNRMWAGMLSNFYQPRWKMFTDSLVFSLKNQLPFNYKKVNQSIIDWELDWANSKKEFSTLPTGDFYGISDYLWKKYNFEKYLWPDIEGITDKIFIGKTHVVLKGLPDSEIRYTIDGSVPGKNSKLFKKHIVLRETTLLRIKEYDINGNESPEYQAQYTKVDPIPNTKIKGAEPGLEYQYFELSEEIFSVREMETLEPIKSGKINDIVFPHEEEALPEKFALIYEGYIKISKTDIYSFLLISNDGSRLFIDDNLIVNNDGQHGALTVEGAVALKKGYHKLRLLYFQTGGGKALNLRWKRSGIKEEKVPKKVLFHNNLLK